In one window of Epinephelus fuscoguttatus linkage group LG20, E.fuscoguttatus.final_Chr_v1 DNA:
- the LOC125881235 gene encoding uncharacterized protein LOC125881235, whose protein sequence is MTEVRAAPSTLKDDICHHSVTCSLVSCLDHCEDCTGPVSSLKWLGLTCKLCSRSWHKSCFFKKNQSLDVIPDEIVSDSASSDGCSSGDLYIADTAPRSDGSNSDEDVVTDTELFSDSEDLNLPHRKSGPVDSLSSQERTKTVLQPISCMEQEDKDASNSGRVGIDDDFIPDSEPCSDVDDPTTSNTQTLPRSTTESFLLRLQQHHKSLLAHQKLLLCLQNTSV, encoded by the exons atgacagaggtcagggcagctccgtcaacattaaaggatgacATT TGCCACCATAGTGTTACCTGCTCACTTGTCAGCTGTTTGGACCATTGTGAAGATTGCACAGGACCTGTCTCCAGTCTAAAATGGCTTGGTCTCACATGCAAAT TGTGTTCAAGATCCTGGCacaaatcctgctttttcaagAAGAATCAGTCGCTG GATGTTATACCCGATGAGATTGTTTCTGACTCTGCAAGTAGTGATGGCTGTTCCTCTGGTGATCTCTACATAGCTGACACTGCACCAAGGTCTGATGGATCCAACTCTGATGAAGATGTTGTAACTGACACTGAACTATTTAGTGATAGTGAGGATCTAAACCTACCACATCGCAAGAGTGGACCAGTTGACTCACTTTCTTCCCAGGAAAGGACAAAGACAGTCCTGCAACCTATATCCTGCATGGAACAGGAGGACAAGGATGCTTCCAACTCTGGCAGAGTTGGCATTGATGATGACTTCATACCTGATAGTGAACCCTGTTCTGATGTTGATGATCCTACTACAAGTAATACCCAGACTCTTCCAAGAAGTACAACAGAGTCTTTTCTACTGAGACTGCAGCAGCACCACAAGTCTCTTCTTGCACATCAAAAATTACTGCTATGTTTGCAAAACACCTCAGTCTAA